The window AGCATCTTGGGCGCCGCTTTTCCCCGCCCGGCCGTTGGTTCAAAAATCCGGCAGATCAAGAATCTGTTGAGTGCTGCCGGGTATTTGAGTGATTTTGGCTGGTAGTGCTTATCCAGTATGCGCTAGCAGCTATCAAAAAATGAGTTGATCGGAGTGGCTCATTTCTGGATGTCCCCCAGGCACAGGTACTTGATCTCCACGTAGTCGTCCATGCCGTGGTGCGACCCTTCGCGGCCCAGGCCCGACTGCTTGACTCCGCCAAAGGGCACGTGCTCGGTGGCGAGGATGCCGACATTGGCGCCGACCATGCCGTATTCGAGCGCTTCGGTCACGCGGAAGATGCGGCCCACGTCGCGGCTGTAAAAGTAGCTGGCCAAGCCGAACTCGGTGTTATTGGCAGCATCGATGGCTTCTTGCTCGGTCTTGAACTTGAACACGGGGGCGAAGGGGCCAAACGTTTCTTCGCGCGCACATAGCATGTCGGCCGTGGCGTTGGCCACCACCGTGGGCTCAAAGAACTGGCCCGAACCCAGGCTGGTCAGACGCTGGCCGCCGGCCACCACCTGGCCGCCCTTGGCGAGTGCATCGTCCACATGGCGCTGCACCTTGGTGAGTGCAGCTTCCTCGATCAGCGGACCCTGGTTCACACCGGCCTCGAAGCCGTTGCCCACCTTGGCCGTCTTGACCTTGGCCGCGAACTTGGCCACGAACTCGTCGTACACGCCTTCCTGCACATAGAAGCGGTTGGTGCACACGCAGGTCTGGCCCGCGTTGCGGTACTTGCTGGCAAAGGCGCCTTCTACAGCGCTGTCCACATCGGCATCATCGAACACGATGAAGGGTGCGTTGCCGCCCAGCTCCAGCGACATCTTCTTGACCGTGGGCGCCGACTGCGCCATCAGGATGCGGCCCACCTCGGTGCTGCCGGTGAAGCTGATGTGGCGCACCACGTCGCTCGCGCACAGCACCTTGCCGATGGCGATGGAGTTGTCGCAGTCGGCGGGCAGGATGTTGAACACGCCAGCCGGGATGCCTGCGCGGATCGCCAGTTCGGCCGCAGCCAGGGCGGTGAGGGGCGTGAGCTCGGCGGGCTTGATGACCACGGGGCAGCCTGCGGCCAATGCGGGTGCGACCTTGCGGGTGATCATGGCCAGCGGGAAGTTCCACGGCGTGATGGCCGCGCACACGCCGATGGGCTGCTTGAGCACCAGAAGGCGGCGGTTGTTGTCGAACTGGGGCAGGGTCTCGCCGTTGATGCGCTTGGCTTCTTCGGCAAACCACTCGACGAAGCTCGCGCCGTAGGCGACCTCGCCCTTGGCTTCTGGCAGAGGCTTGCCCTGCTCGGCCGTCATGATGCGGCCCAGGTCGTCTTGGTTGGCCATGAGCAGGTCAAACCACTTGCGCAGGATGATGCTGCGCTCCTTGGCGGTCTTGGTCTTCCAGGGGCCCCAGGCGGCGTTGGCTGCGGCAATGGCGGCCTCCGCATCGGCCGGGCCCAGGTTGGCCACGTCGGCCAGCTTGAGGCCCGTGGCCGGGTCGTTCACGTCAAAGCGGCTGTTGCCCGCCACCCACTGGCCGTTGATGAGACCGTCGGTTTTGAGCAGTGTGGGATCGTTGAGCAGGGCGAGGGGCGATGTCTTCATGTCCATGGGAGTGCTTCCGGGATAGGTGACGAAACAGAGAGCGAGCAGAAAAGGGAAGGGGGGCAGGGGCGGCGGTGGGCTGGCGCGTGTCTAGCCAAAGGCTAGCATGGGCAGGGCTGTAGCCTGCGTCGCCAAAGTGGCACCGGCAACAGGGGCATGGTGCGGGCGCGTGCAAGGTTGAACGCACCCTGCGCTGTCATGCGCGCCGGCCCCGCAGCCACTCCAGCGCCAGCAGCAGGCTGGTGGTGAACAGGATGAGCAGCGTTGCCACCGCCGCAATGGTGGGCGAAATGTTCTCGCGGATGCCGGTGAACATCTGGCGCGGCAGCGTGGCCTGCTCTGCACCCGCCAGGAACAGCGTGACCACCACTTCGTCGAACGAGGTGGCAAACGCAAACAATGCGCCCGAGATCACGCCCGGTGCAATCACCGGCAGCGTCACGCGAAAGAAGGTGTTCAGCGGAGTCTCGCCCAGGCTCAGCGACGCGCGCACCAGGTTGTGGTTGAAGCCCGCCAGCGTGGCCAGCACGGTGGTCAGCACGAACGGTGCGCCCAGCGCTGCGTGCACGATGATGAGGCCCACGTAGCTATCGGCGAGACCTAGCGGCGCAAAGTACAGGTAGGTGG of the Acidovorax sp. 107 genome contains:
- a CDS encoding NAD-dependent succinate-semialdehyde dehydrogenase, with the translated sequence MDMKTSPLALLNDPTLLKTDGLINGQWVAGNSRFDVNDPATGLKLADVANLGPADAEAAIAAANAAWGPWKTKTAKERSIILRKWFDLLMANQDDLGRIMTAEQGKPLPEAKGEVAYGASFVEWFAEEAKRINGETLPQFDNNRRLLVLKQPIGVCAAITPWNFPLAMITRKVAPALAAGCPVVIKPAELTPLTALAAAELAIRAGIPAGVFNILPADCDNSIAIGKVLCASDVVRHISFTGSTEVGRILMAQSAPTVKKMSLELGGNAPFIVFDDADVDSAVEGAFASKYRNAGQTCVCTNRFYVQEGVYDEFVAKFAAKVKTAKVGNGFEAGVNQGPLIEEAALTKVQRHVDDALAKGGQVVAGGQRLTSLGSGQFFEPTVVANATADMLCAREETFGPFAPVFKFKTEQEAIDAANNTEFGLASYFYSRDVGRIFRVTEALEYGMVGANVGILATEHVPFGGVKQSGLGREGSHHGMDDYVEIKYLCLGDIQK
- a CDS encoding ABC transporter permease, translated to MFRLPQFPLYASLTDKLGWWAVRALCVAVLVFLLAPILVMVPLSFSESSFLAYPIPGWSLKWYRNLFESAEWARATRNSFIVAPAATLIATVLGTLAAVGLSRADFRFKGLLMAVLIAPMVVPIIVVGVATYLYFAPLGLADSYVGLIIVHAALGAPFVLTTVLATLAGFNHNLVRASLSLGETPLNTFFRVTLPVIAPGVISGALFAFATSFDEVVVTLFLAGAEQATLPRQMFTGIRENISPTIAAVATLLILFTTSLLLALEWLRGRRA